One window of the Rhipicephalus sanguineus isolate Rsan-2018 chromosome 2, BIME_Rsan_1.4, whole genome shotgun sequence genome contains the following:
- the LOC119383476 gene encoding anaphase-promoting complex subunit 4: MASFRQVNERHVSAEVELMLWSPRLDLIALALKQGDVALHRLSWKRVWLRTPPGGKEHDVAVLSLAWRPDGKILAIGYSTGTIILCNVENSDIVHTLTLSSGITCLCWSSHGTTAEGTELQSRLLYRDFSAAYLPKLPNLNKSYGCTSSAKSVEENVDDCKMLKEQDDFNILVVGQANGSVSLYAYGVLLCLDFEVMLGDCTGERAQRVMSAWLSDTFSRLTVIIESERDGAGKCIYLHMYDMLLLREKWVELRLVALKYGQVASLATYLTSTISSIKEAWEDILLEVDSKLATYAQEKRRTSSGTVSDDFLELLMFGTPSDALEKFLVHDLTEKGLKKLGHSIELCYSNVQKYVLKQLQGVTQAVYFHLADLQGMALWEDRFGALGLRSEAVTNALGCTGSFLLKLAELLQVIEVSIRNFKAFFRWLYVVILRLSDDTVPPEVTRISQQEIVFVAEFLKENFAVEWSEENRLSFSLERVGQYLKDEPLVFPLPAHLNAWLKFLEQNPAVLKLAIPHNSKSSLVQEHKHLEQAASDAFVGITDALRPCVSMKSQVTLATMVHPERLSVLSHVTSSKDDCIYTSFVPCRTTGQDFYLVKHARATGEFFVARLYFQKFRHIANGGDAECYVVLDAQFYNEEVLSVLLCREGEHTDSNVPLLVQLGLKHVQNFFVPLQRYASHHVVLSEMGIQATDAASCLEKMDFRRLEKMRATSFAVSGARNVVCVLFHSRRRVRTFEMDVEEEDDETGDEDEEDKDAKFTAEKSITDFQDDDKENSF, from the exons ATGGCATCCTTCCGTCAGGTGAACGAGCGACATGTGTCGGCTGAAGTGGAGCTTATGCTGTGGTCACCTCGACTGGACCTGATTGCTCTTGCACTAAAGCAGGGTGATGTGGCCCTGCACCGGCTGTCATGGAAGCGTGTCTGGCTACGTACACCTCCTGGTGGCAAGGAGCATGATGTCGCTGTGCTGAGTCTGGCTTGGAGGCCTGATGGCAAAATACTTGCCATTGGCTATAGCACAG GGACCATCATTCTCTGCAATGTGGAGAATTCAGACATAGTACACACGCTGACCCTATCTTCTGGGATTACGTGCCTCTGCTGGTCAAGTCATGGCACCACAGCAGAAGGCACCGAACTGCAGTCGCGCTTACTGTACCGCGATTTCTCCGCTGCATACCTGCCAAAGTTACCGAACCTCAACAAAAGCTACGGCTGCACATCATCGGCCAAGTCTGTCGAAGAGAATGTGGATGACTGCAAGATGCTCAAGGAACAGGATGACTTCAACATTCTTGTTGTAGGCCAAGCCAATGGGAGTGTTTCCCTGTACGCGTACGGTGTGCTTCTCTGCCTTGACTTTGAAGTGATGCTCGGAGATTGCACTGGGGAGCGTGCGCAGAGGGTGATGTCTGCATGGCTGTCGGACACTTTCAGCAGGCTTACTGTCATCATTGAAAGCGAGAGAGACGGCGCCGGCAAGTGCATTTACCTGCACATGTACGACATGCTGCTGTTGCGAGAGAAGTGGGTAGAGCTTCGTCTAGTGGCCCTAAAGTATGGACAAGTGGCTTCACTGGCAACCTACCTAACAAGCACTATAAGCTCCATTAAGGAAGCCTGGGAGGACATTCTCCTTGAAGTAGACTCAAAACTCGCCACCTACGCCCAGGAAAAGCGGCGTACATCCAGCGGCACCGTCAGTGACGATTTTCTTGAACTGCTCATGTTTGGCACTCCATCAGATGCACTTGAGAAGTTTCTGGTACATGACCTCACGGAGAAGGGCCTCAAAAAACTGGGCCACTCCATTGAGCTCTGCTACTCTAATGTGCAGAAGTATGTTCTCAAGCAGCTGCAGGGTGTCACACAGGCCGTCTACTTTCACCTGGCTGACCTTCAGGGAATGGCACTTTGGGAGGACAGGTTTGGAGCCCTGGGACTCCGCAGCGAAGCTGTCACCAATGCCCTTGGATGCACAGGTTCCTTTCTCCTCAAGCTGGCAGAGTTGCTGCAGGTGATCGAAGTGAGCATCCGCAACTTCAAGGCTTTCTTTCGCTGGCTGTACGTGGTCATTCTGCGGCTCTCCGATGACACTGTGCCGCCTGAGGTGACCCGCATCTCGCAACAAGAGATTGTGTTTGTTGCGGAGTTCCTCAAGGAAAACTTTGCAGTCGAGTGGAGTGAGGAGAATAGGTTGTCTTTTAGCCTGGAAAGGGTTGGCCAGTACCTCAAGGACGAGCCGCTCGTTTTCCCGCTGCCCGCACACCTGAACGCCTGGCTTAAATTTCTGGAACAGAACCCAGCTGTGCTGAAGTTGGCCATCCCCCACAACTCCAAGAGCTCACTTGTTCAAGAGCACAAACACCTTGAGCAGGCAGCTTCAGATGCATTTGTGGGTATCACGGACGCCCTTAGACCTTGTGTTTCGATGAAATCACAGGTCACGCTTGCTACTATGGTGCACCCTGAAAGGCTCTCTGTGCTGTCACATGTGACTTCAAGCAAGGATGACTGCATCTACACCTCGTTCGTGCCTTGCCGTACTACGGGACAGGACTTTTACTTGGTCAAACATGCAAGAGCAACAGGAGAGTTTTTCGTCGCCCGTCTTTActtccagaaatttcgacacaTAGCAAACGGAGGTGATGCAGAGTGCTATGTCGTCCTCGATGCTCAATTCTACAATGAAGAGGTTCTGTCAGTTCTGTTGTGTAGGGAAGGAGAACACACGGACTCCAATGTTCCTTTGCTCGTTCAACTGGGCCTCAAGCATGTACAGAACTTCTTCGTACCTTTGCAGAGATATGCATCCCATCATGTGGTACTTTCCGAGATGGGCATCCAGGCCACTGATGCCGCAAGTTGTCTGGAAAAGATGGACTTCCGAAGGCTGGAGAAAATGCGCGCTACTTCTTTTGCTGTTAGTGGTGCGCGAAATGTTGTGTGCGTGCTGTTTCATTCTCGTAGGCGAGTACGAACATTTGAGATGGATGTGGAGGAGGAGGACGATGAAACTGGTGATGAAGATGAAGAGGATAAAGATGCAAAATTTACAGCTGAGAAAAGCATCACAGACTTTCAGGACGATGACAAAGAGAATAGTTTCTGA